TCTTTTAGCTTTCATACGCTATTCTGTTAAAATTGTGAAAAAATATGACTTACTTTATGCCTGCTAGGCACATATCGATTGAGCAATACTAATTGTTACAGAGAAATTGGCGCGATCCCAATCCCCCCGAAGAGAAAAGTGATCGTGCTACCATTTTCCTTGGTTACACCAGTAACTTGATATCTTCTGGCGTCCGTGAAGTTTTGCGCTATCTGGTCCAGCACAAATGTGTAGATGTTATTGTTACAACAGCTGGAGGTGTTGAAGAAGACATAATTAAGTGTCTTGGCCCTACTTATGTTGGCGACTTTCATTTAGATGGGAAAAATCTTCGTGCCAAAGGTTTGAACCGTATCGGTAACTTGATTGTTCCAAACGATAATTATTGCCGTTTTGAGGAATGGATATTTCCCATCCTTAATAAAATGGTCGAGGAACAAGAGACTCTTGGTACTCATTGGACTCCTTCATCCTTTATCCGTCGTCTGGGTAAAGAAATCAATGATGAGTCTAGTGTTTTGTATTGGGCATATAAGAATAATATACCTATCTATAGTCCTGCTCTTACAGATGGATCGATTGGTGATATGCTTTATTTCCATACTTACAAAGCGACTCCTCGTCCATTAGTTTTGGATATTGTCGCAGATATCCGAAACATGAATACTCATGCTGTTCGTGCCAACAAGTCTGGAATCATCATTCTTGGGGGTGGTGTTGTCAAGCATCATATTTGCAATGCAAACTTAATGCGCAATGGGGCAGAATGGAGCGTCTACATCAATTCTGCCAACGAATTTGATGGTAGTGATGCTGGTGCTCGACCCGATGAAGCTGTCAGTTGGGGAAAAATTCGTGGCGATGCTAAGAAAGTAAAGGTATGTGACGCTATACTTGTATATAGCAAATTCTAACTTTTGATGTCTGTAGGTTTACGGGGAGGTGAGTCTcttatttcctttaattGTGGCCGCTACCTTCGCGAAgtgaattaaaataatatagaATTTAGCTTTATTTTCCTAGAACACGATTCTTATGGGgcgtttgttttttatactGATCAAAAGCAAAGGCATTTCAATCTCCTAAAAAGTTCACCAATGTTTGGGTTTttatagaaaaaattattaaatatacatTAAAATGTTGcttacaaaaaatcaattatgTTTGTTTaatcataaatttttttttacgagaAATAATACTAACTTGTCATATTGTTTAGTTAACTGCCTAATGTCATTTTGGTTGTTTGTAATCATGAAGTGTCCGTATTAATATTCCTAATTAGCAACCGTTTAAAAACTACTAGTTTTATATTTCCTTGTCTTATGGTTTATCTCACAATCACCTTACAGCTAGCAGTTCCAAAATTCATTGTACAGCCACACGGATGAGGTGTCAATTGTGAAACATTCAGATTATGATCCACTGTGGCTAGGCATTAgttataataattattcCCGTATTTCCGCGTATTTGATATGACCCGCCAGTTCGCAAATATAAACTTCTCAGAACTCCAGTTTACTTTCTGAACACCTATCAAAACATATAAGAGGTAGATGTGTCGGGATCACTACGAAACGCGCTAATTATAGAAGGATTGTAAGTTTAATCTTCGAAGCGAAGAAACAAACTAATTCTTTTACGGTTTTAGTCATTTCCTGCGATTATTTGTCGAGTTCCTTGTAACGTAGAATTTTAGTGCTTTGTATTGTGCTGGCTTCAAGTACTCGTTTAATATTCGTTGTCTACAAAGCTTTAtattgttaatttttatcaGTTTTTGGCTTTGATATACCAAAGCACCATTTTCCAAACA
This region of Schizosaccharomyces pombe strain 972h- genome assembly, chromosome: II genomic DNA includes:
- the dys1 gene encoding eIF-5A-deoxyhypusine synthase, which encodes MDESLAKDAVFVASSKPSDLTTEVVGPDFNKYDERKKAGGPGITVEELVESYGKIGFQATNLHDAVTIINEMRNWRDPNPPEEKSDRATIFLGYTSNLISSGVREVLRYLVQHKCVDVIVTTAGGVEEDIIKCLGPTYVGDFHLDGKNLRAKGLNRIGNLIVPNDNYCRFEEWIFPILNKMVEEQETLGTHWTPSSFIRRLGKEINDESSVLYWAYKNNIPIYSPALTDGSIGDMLYFHTYKATPRPLVLDIVADIRNMNTHAVRANKSGIIILGGGVVKHHICNANLMRNGAEWSVYINSANEFDGSDAGARPDEAVSWGKIRGDAKKVKVYGEVSLLFPLIVAATFAK